The following proteins are encoded in a genomic region of Flammeovirga pectinis:
- a CDS encoding LysR family transcriptional regulator translates to MELRHLKYFLAVAEELNFTKAAEKLFISQPPLSRQIKELENELGARLFERNNKKVVLTEAGKYFKEEVVSQLQSLESVVLKTKKISENVNGEYSIGYISSTFSDKISQLIKFLTGQYPFLKIKLYEVSTVKQITALEQNKLDLGIIRAPLVSTKITSKLWFKDYYSLVYNNTLIDTVTDLSDMKDKVFVFFNKDYAPTYYNTLVEICSQYGFIPNIVHESNNINSIIQLVRNGLGVSIVPSSLKNSHTYPELSFLSLNNNFSTDVLIATPKNGETQITNSAVSFLLD, encoded by the coding sequence ATGGAATTAAGACATTTAAAATATTTTTTAGCAGTAGCTGAAGAACTCAATTTTACAAAAGCTGCTGAAAAGCTTTTTATTTCTCAACCTCCTTTAAGCAGACAAATAAAAGAACTTGAAAATGAACTTGGAGCAAGGTTATTTGAGAGAAATAACAAAAAAGTAGTCTTAACGGAAGCGGGTAAATATTTTAAAGAAGAAGTAGTTAGTCAATTACAAAGCTTGGAGTCTGTAGTTTTAAAAACAAAAAAGATTTCAGAAAATGTAAATGGTGAGTACAGTATTGGATACATTAGTTCAACGTTTTCTGACAAAATTTCCCAACTTATAAAGTTTTTAACGGGACAATATCCTTTCTTAAAAATCAAATTATATGAGGTGTCTACCGTAAAACAAATTACAGCTTTAGAACAAAACAAGTTGGATTTAGGAATTATTAGAGCTCCTTTAGTGTCTACAAAAATCACTTCTAAACTGTGGTTTAAAGATTATTATTCTCTAGTTTATAATAACACTTTAATTGATACCGTTACTGATTTATCTGATATGAAAGATAAGGTATTTGTGTTTTTTAATAAAGACTATGCTCCCACGTATTATAATACGCTAGTTGAAATCTGTTCTCAATATGGGTTTATTCCTAATATTGTTCATGAATCCAATAACATCAATTCCATAATTCAATTAGTAAGAAATGGATTAGGCGTTTCTATTGTACCATCAAGCTTAAAAAATAGTCATACCTATCCTGAATTATCATTTTTAAGTTTAAATAATAATTTTTCAACAGATGTTTTAATTGCTACACCTAAAAATGGAGAGACACAAATTACTAACTCAGCAGTTTCTTTTCTATTAGATTGA
- a CDS encoding class I SAM-dependent methyltransferase, translating into MNKSTVTEIKERFDNDVERFSNLETGQVATIDAEISLELLTEAAKRIVPNAKNVLDIGCGAGNYSLKMLTKIPNLNCTLVDLSKPMLDKAEERVSAETNNSVETIQGDIREVDLKENSFDIILAGAVLHHLRDDKDWETTFQKLYQLLKPGGCLMISDLITQEIDDVNKFTWERYGDYLEKIGGKEYRQKVLAYIDKEDSPRSMTYQLELMKKVGFRKTEILHKNMCFGAFGGVK; encoded by the coding sequence ATGAACAAATCAACAGTTACAGAAATTAAAGAACGATTTGATAATGACGTAGAACGCTTTTCAAATTTAGAAACGGGTCAGGTAGCTACAATTGATGCAGAAATATCTCTTGAACTTTTAACCGAAGCGGCAAAAAGGATTGTACCAAATGCTAAAAATGTATTAGATATAGGTTGCGGTGCAGGAAATTATAGCTTAAAGATGTTAACTAAAATCCCAAACCTTAATTGCACTTTAGTAGATTTAAGTAAACCAATGTTAGATAAAGCAGAGGAAAGAGTTTCTGCTGAAACGAATAATAGTGTAGAAACTATTCAAGGAGATATTCGAGAAGTAGATTTAAAAGAAAATAGTTTTGATATAATATTAGCAGGTGCAGTATTACATCATTTGCGAGATGATAAAGATTGGGAAACAACATTTCAAAAGTTATATCAATTATTAAAACCGGGAGGCTGTTTAATGATTTCAGATTTAATAACACAAGAAATTGATGATGTCAATAAATTCACTTGGGAACGCTATGGAGATTATTTAGAAAAAATAGGCGGGAAAGAGTACAGACAAAAAGTTTTGGCGTATATCGATAAAGAAGATTCTCCAAGATCTATGACGTATCAATTAGAATTGATGAAAAAAGTAGGTTTTAGAAAAACGGAAATCTTACATAAAAATATGTGCTTTGGTGCTTTTGGTGGGGTGAAGTAG
- a CDS encoding starch-binding protein translates to MKITKLLLGWITFLVLSSSNLFAQVDFREESIYFLMTTRFFDGDPGNNVPNEWSSYNPDPEVNPAITDPNDVTWKGDFKGLIEKLDYIKDLGFTAIWITPIVQNWSPLDYHGYHAYDFTKVDPRLESPGATFQDLIDECHARDMKIVLDIVTNHAGRFGIKGHSEIKYNTDTASVWGQDKEGNPLQPNPNWEYDGLTPNPDDGLIWSRANIPALPAPYNEDLALYNWPSTISYVNTTDADWYHQSGNGFAQGWDDTENLYNRALAGDTPDLNTASPEVREYLVNAYATFINMGVDAFRWDTIKHMSKEDVLYFLDAFKAVNPDLFIFGEVAQKRHELHQEEAINPHWYTWRGATNASEPSGMAVLDFYAEASFHGPFEYGESFSGVKAADRYDHLYADPSTNLLWLDNHDFGPNNDWNKRYGGTDENLAACLNFMFTWRGIPIVYYGTEMRFMSGAFADIHDAQGIKKSINETGRAYYGDVMDQAPSHKVYQHIKKLNAIRSAVPALQKGEWRWDGSTSGNGVGYVRKHGNSEVAVGLAKDGAATFNFSGLTNGTYRDAVTGKEYAVTNGTLTTTVASASASIYVLNGPGMIGGNGVGFFQAGEGGPSKPFVTASPEPKRYDNPVNVSLSATLGAGGPYTVYYTTDGSLPTQNSAVYSSQIAVTADMDIKAMAKDTDGNFSDVTTLSYRIGEVEGLEVYFKKPSDWGAANVHYWSEVPVGALTPSAWPGPTMEDIGDGWYKYVFEATESVNLLFSDNGGSKSDDLTRSSNGWYDGTTWHSTCPDCEPKPLTPPVLTLSTANNTATLSATQEGVIYYTLDGSTPTTSSTLYTSTVTFTGAEGDVITLKAIAVNSAGTSNEVTTSYTIPVIPNVEGMTVYFKTDCTNPSIYFWANDGVDATAWPGKTMMVSSDYPGFYEYTIEGATTTNLILLCGATKVTGDEMGVAGDVWYDNGWIPNPTPTPDTVAPSISISPNGATFSGSGTVTISATDDKDSTPTIYYTLDGTTPTTTSLSAQSSLVLTITESTTVKAFAQDDTLNVSAFVSANFVVEEVQGGFTVYTQGYENIHHWSAEPTGAFASSAWPGVTMSIENGWYKFQFPENVTSSNILFHGTNGQSPDMNRGTDGWYKEGVWYDQEPVVLPVDGLTIHLKSTWSAPKMHYWNASDGSSSNWPGVTMVSDGNGWYSYTIENVSSVNVLFHDGNGNQTGDLTRSSEGWYMDGTWYNSNPETSNGRTATSTLDLASELLIYPTEIQNKFTVSLKLLSDTNVVLQMINLNGQEVMEPITENLLKGRHSFTVDNIQLKSGLYLLKVSTGDQIYVKKILKK, encoded by the coding sequence ATGAAAATTACTAAATTACTATTAGGGTGGATTACCTTTTTGGTACTCTCGTCTTCCAATCTTTTTGCACAAGTAGATTTTAGAGAAGAATCTATCTACTTCTTAATGACCACTCGTTTCTTCGATGGTGATCCAGGAAATAATGTACCAAATGAATGGTCATCTTACAATCCAGATCCAGAGGTTAATCCAGCGATTACAGATCCAAATGATGTCACTTGGAAAGGTGATTTTAAGGGATTGATCGAGAAACTTGATTACATCAAAGACTTAGGTTTTACAGCAATATGGATTACGCCAATTGTACAAAACTGGAGTCCGTTAGATTACCATGGTTATCATGCGTATGATTTCACAAAAGTAGACCCTCGTTTAGAATCACCAGGGGCAACATTTCAAGATTTAATCGATGAATGTCATGCTCGTGACATGAAAATTGTATTGGATATTGTAACAAATCACGCAGGTCGTTTTGGTATAAAAGGACATTCAGAAATTAAGTACAATACAGATACAGCATCTGTTTGGGGTCAGGATAAAGAAGGAAACCCATTGCAACCCAACCCAAATTGGGAATATGATGGTTTAACACCCAACCCAGATGATGGTTTAATATGGAGTAGAGCAAATATTCCAGCACTTCCTGCTCCTTATAATGAGGATTTAGCGTTGTATAACTGGCCAAGTACTATTTCTTATGTAAACACTACAGACGCAGATTGGTACCACCAAAGCGGAAATGGTTTTGCTCAAGGATGGGACGATACAGAAAATTTATACAATAGAGCTTTAGCTGGTGATACGCCAGATTTAAATACTGCGAGTCCAGAAGTTAGAGAGTATTTAGTAAATGCTTATGCTACTTTTATTAATATGGGTGTAGATGCTTTCCGTTGGGACACCATCAAACACATGAGTAAAGAAGATGTTTTATACTTCTTAGATGCATTTAAGGCTGTTAATCCAGACTTATTTATTTTTGGTGAGGTGGCACAAAAACGTCACGAATTACATCAAGAAGAAGCAATTAACCCACACTGGTATACTTGGAGAGGAGCTACAAATGCTTCGGAACCATCAGGAATGGCAGTACTTGATTTTTACGCAGAGGCAAGTTTTCATGGTCCATTTGAATATGGAGAAAGCTTTTCTGGTGTAAAAGCGGCAGACCGTTACGATCATTTATATGCAGATCCTTCTACTAACTTATTATGGTTAGATAACCATGATTTTGGACCAAACAATGATTGGAACAAACGTTATGGAGGAACAGACGAAAACCTTGCAGCTTGTTTAAACTTTATGTTTACTTGGAGAGGAATTCCTATTGTATATTATGGTACTGAAATGCGTTTTATGTCGGGTGCTTTTGCTGATATTCATGATGCACAAGGAATCAAAAAGTCGATTAACGAAACAGGTAGAGCTTATTATGGTGATGTAATGGACCAAGCGCCAAGCCATAAAGTTTATCAACATATTAAAAAATTAAATGCAATTAGATCTGCTGTTCCTGCTTTACAAAAAGGAGAATGGCGTTGGGATGGTTCTACAAGTGGTAACGGAGTTGGTTATGTACGTAAGCACGGAAACAGCGAAGTAGCAGTAGGATTAGCAAAAGATGGTGCTGCAACATTTAATTTTTCTGGTTTAACAAACGGTACGTATAGAGATGCCGTAACAGGTAAAGAATATGCCGTAACAAACGGAACATTAACAACAACAGTAGCGTCTGCTTCTGCATCAATTTATGTATTAAACGGACCTGGTATGATTGGTGGTAATGGTGTTGGTTTCTTCCAAGCAGGAGAAGGCGGACCAAGTAAACCATTTGTAACAGCATCTCCAGAGCCAAAACGTTATGATAATCCAGTAAATGTTTCTCTTTCTGCAACTTTAGGAGCAGGTGGACCTTACACTGTTTATTATACTACAGATGGTAGTTTGCCAACACAAAACAGTGCGGTATACTCTTCTCAAATAGCTGTTACTGCAGATATGGATATTAAAGCGATGGCAAAAGATACAGATGGAAATTTTTCTGATGTAACTACACTATCGTATAGAATTGGAGAAGTAGAAGGCCTAGAAGTTTACTTTAAAAAACCATCTGATTGGGGTGCAGCAAATGTACATTATTGGTCTGAAGTTCCTGTTGGAGCTTTAACACCGAGTGCATGGCCTGGCCCAACAATGGAAGACATTGGAGATGGTTGGTATAAATATGTATTTGAGGCTACTGAGTCTGTCAACTTATTATTTAGTGATAATGGTGGAAGTAAATCAGATGATTTAACGAGATCATCAAACGGTTGGTATGATGGAACAACTTGGCATAGTACATGTCCAGATTGTGAACCAAAACCATTAACACCACCTGTACTTACACTGTCTACAGCTAATAATACGGCTACTTTATCAGCAACTCAAGAAGGAGTAATTTATTATACTTTAGATGGAAGTACACCAACTACATCAAGTACACTTTATACAAGTACAGTTACATTTACAGGAGCTGAAGGAGATGTAATTACATTAAAAGCAATAGCTGTAAATAGTGCAGGAACATCAAACGAAGTAACAACTTCTTATACTATTCCTGTAATTCCAAATGTAGAAGGTATGACTGTTTACTTTAAAACAGATTGTACAAATCCATCTATTTATTTTTGGGCAAACGATGGTGTAGATGCTACAGCTTGGCCGGGTAAAACAATGATGGTTTCTTCAGATTATCCTGGTTTTTATGAGTACACAATAGAAGGTGCTACAACAACTAACCTGATTTTACTTTGTGGTGCTACAAAAGTAACCGGAGACGAAATGGGTGTTGCTGGAGATGTTTGGTACGATAACGGATGGATTCCAAATCCTACACCAACACCAGATACAGTAGCTCCATCAATTAGTATTTCTCCAAACGGAGCAACATTCTCAGGTTCAGGAACAGTAACAATTTCTGCAACGGATGATAAGGATAGTACACCAACTATTTATTATACATTAGATGGTACTACTCCAACAACCACTTCATTAAGTGCTCAATCTTCTCTTGTACTAACAATTACAGAAAGTACTACAGTAAAAGCATTTGCTCAAGATGATACTTTAAATGTTTCGGCATTTGTAAGTGCAAATTTTGTTGTAGAAGAAGTACAAGGTGGATTTACAGTATATACACAAGGATATGAAAATATTCATCATTGGAGTGCTGAACCAACAGGTGCTTTTGCAAGTTCAGCTTGGCCGGGTGTAACAATGTCTATTGAAAATGGATGGTATAAATTCCAATTCCCAGAAAATGTAACATCGAGTAATATTTTATTCCATGGTACAAACGGACAATCTCCAGATATGAACAGAGGTACTGACGGATGGTACAAAGAGGGCGTTTGGTACGACCAAGAACCTGTAGTACTTCCGGTAGATGGTTTAACTATTCATTTAAAGTCTACGTGGTCTGCTCCTAAAATGCATTATTGGAATGCATCGGATGGAAGTTCATCAAATTGGCCAGGTGTTACAATGGTTTCAGATGGAAATGGATGGTATTCTTATACTATCGAAAATGTATCTTCTGTAAATGTATTATTCCATGATGGAAATGGAAATCAAACAGGAGATTTAACAAGATCTTCTGAAGGTTGGTACATGGATGGAACATGGTATAATTCGAATCCTGAGACTAGTAACGGAAGAACAGCAACTTCTACTTTAGACCTAGCGAGTGAGTTACTAATTTATCCTACAGAAATTCAGAATAAATTTACAGTATCATTAAAACTACTTTCTGATACTAATGTAGTACTGCAAATGATTAATCTTAACGGACAAGAAGTAATGGAACCTATCACAGAAAACCTCTTAAAAGGAAGACATAGTTTTACTGTTGATAATATCCAATTGAAGTCTGGATTGTATTTATTGAAAGTAAGTACAGGAGATCAGATCTATGTGAAGAAAATTCTTAAAAAATAA
- a CDS encoding DUF6377 domain-containing protein, translating into MKIHCLIVLFLVCCSTIYTNTYAQDNYDFSELDIYLSQRGNYFQKRLNQIDIIKEQLQVEKKQTVKYELMLLLAKKYLPYNSDSALTYARSVHQLSKSLNDTNKQVASDLLLSQTYILVGLYHEAIAILDNYRDEKLSLKFLSEYYATNAQLYNTLLSLRNTSGVSNQYKKEWRYYEEGILRVEKKGSLSYLLTNAELLKDKGAYKKAVEVLDNLLNDLKEQDRVYAPTAYALADAYGRMGNEQKKINYLILSARSDIQNGIKEHAALRELALALFKINEIQRANTYLKVALEDAVESNTQLRQYEVLEILPVIDHAYQENQTRTRTNMKIFITVVSLLSVVLFFALFFIQKQKGKLQSSNKQVVDTNTKLHLLNEQLKESNDKVASANLALKSVNNIQEESIARYLKLCSMYIGKMDDYRKQLLRKGNKGTKEDILKLLKSKEVVDQELKLFYKDFDESFLKLYPNFVADYNHLMQPEAKIILKKSELLNTELRVFALVRLGIDESTQIAEFLRYSITTIYNYRTKARNNTTVEREQFEDKLKEI; encoded by the coding sequence ATGAAGATCCACTGCTTAATAGTATTATTTTTAGTTTGTTGTAGTACTATTTATACAAATACGTATGCTCAAGATAATTACGATTTTAGCGAACTAGATATTTACCTTTCTCAGAGAGGGAATTATTTTCAGAAACGCCTCAATCAAATTGATATTATCAAAGAGCAATTACAAGTAGAGAAAAAGCAAACCGTTAAATACGAACTAATGCTACTTTTGGCAAAAAAGTACCTTCCTTATAATTCAGATTCAGCATTAACCTATGCAAGGTCTGTACATCAATTGTCAAAGTCTTTAAACGATACCAATAAGCAAGTAGCATCAGACCTGTTATTGTCTCAAACCTATATTCTTGTAGGCTTGTATCATGAGGCTATAGCGATATTAGATAATTATAGAGACGAAAAACTAAGTCTCAAATTTTTAAGTGAGTACTATGCTACAAATGCTCAACTTTACAATACCTTATTATCGCTAAGAAATACTTCTGGCGTATCGAATCAATATAAAAAAGAGTGGAGGTACTACGAAGAGGGTATTTTAAGAGTAGAAAAAAAAGGAAGTTTATCTTATTTACTTACCAATGCGGAGTTATTAAAAGATAAAGGTGCTTACAAAAAAGCTGTTGAAGTTTTAGACAATCTATTAAATGATTTAAAAGAACAGGATAGGGTGTATGCACCAACAGCTTATGCCTTGGCAGATGCGTACGGAAGAATGGGCAATGAGCAGAAAAAGATTAACTACTTAATTTTATCTGCAAGATCTGATATTCAGAATGGTATTAAAGAGCATGCAGCACTAAGAGAGTTAGCACTCGCACTTTTTAAAATTAACGAGATTCAGAGAGCAAATACTTACTTAAAAGTAGCACTAGAAGATGCTGTAGAAAGTAACACACAATTAAGACAATATGAAGTGCTCGAAATTTTACCTGTAATAGACCATGCCTATCAGGAAAACCAAACGAGAACACGTACCAACATGAAGATTTTTATTACAGTTGTAAGTCTTCTTTCTGTGGTCTTATTTTTTGCACTCTTTTTTATTCAGAAACAAAAAGGGAAGTTGCAGTCTTCTAACAAACAGGTAGTAGATACCAACACCAAATTACATTTACTAAATGAACAGTTAAAAGAAAGTAACGATAAAGTTGCTTCTGCTAACCTTGCACTTAAGAGTGTAAATAACATTCAAGAAGAGTCTATTGCGAGGTACCTTAAATTGTGCTCCATGTACATTGGTAAAATGGACGATTATAGAAAACAACTATTACGTAAAGGAAATAAAGGAACGAAGGAAGATATTTTAAAGCTATTGAAATCGAAAGAAGTGGTAGACCAAGAGTTAAAACTTTTTTATAAAGATTTTGATGAGTCTTTCCTTAAATTATATCCTAATTTTGTGGCAGATTATAACCATTTGATGCAACCAGAAGCTAAGATCATTTTAAAGAAAAGTGAATTGCTTAATACAGAACTTCGTGTATTTGCATTAGTAAGATTAGGGATAGATGAAAGTACACAAATAGCAGAATTTTTAAGGTATTCTATTACTACTATTTATAATTACAGAACCAAAGCTAGAAACAATACAACAGTAGAAAGAGAACAATTTGAAGATAAATTAAAAGAGATTTAA
- a CDS encoding glycoside hydrolase family 97 protein, whose amino-acid sequence MKTNIITLFIAFLAISTQAQTLKSPSGNFTMEFALTSNGTPTYKLELDGDPIIKESKLGLELINDTNLIKGFKVNGTEESTFDQTWEPVWGEFKEIRNHYNELEVTLQQAKTDRIMVVRFRLFDDGLGFRYEFPEQPNLIYFVVKEEHTQFAMTGDHTAYWIPGDYDSQEYDYTISKLSEIRGLSEKAQTGNVSQTFFSDTGVQTALMLKTDNGTYINLHEAALIDYSCMHLELDDKNLVFESHLTPDAQGAKGYLQAPMTTPWRTVIASKEAGDILLSSITLNLNEPVEYEDTSWIKPVKYIGVWWEMITGMSSWSYTNDIYSVELGKTDYTKTKPNGTHGATTENTKRYIDFAAEHGFDAVLVEGWNEGWEDWFGKSKDYVFDFVTPYPDFDVDEVREYAKSKGVKMMMHHETSGSIRNYERHMDSAYQFMVDNGYNSVKSGYVGPILPRGDHHYSQWINNHYLYAIKKAAEYKIMVNAHEAVRPTGLGRTYPNLIGNESARGTEYEAFVGNTVNHTTILPFTRLVGGPMDYTPGIFVTDISKYEASRTSYVRTTLARQLALYVTMYSPLQMAADLPQHYEMYMDAFQFIKDVAIDWDDTKVLEAEPGDYITYARKAKESSSWFVGKTNDETPRTSTIKFDFLDTDKKYIATVYSDAKDAHFKTNPQAYQIKKYVVSSKSKLALFTAPGGGYAISIVEVKDKAETKGIKKI is encoded by the coding sequence ATGAAAACAAATATCATAACTTTATTTATTGCATTCTTAGCAATATCTACACAAGCACAGACGCTTAAATCACCTAGTGGAAATTTCACTATGGAATTTGCGTTAACTTCTAATGGAACTCCTACATACAAATTAGAACTTGACGGAGACCCTATTATTAAAGAAAGTAAATTAGGTCTTGAATTAATCAATGACACAAACCTTATTAAAGGTTTTAAAGTAAACGGTACTGAAGAAAGTACATTTGACCAAACTTGGGAGCCAGTTTGGGGTGAATTTAAAGAAATTAGAAATCATTATAACGAATTAGAAGTTACACTTCAGCAAGCAAAGACAGACCGCATAATGGTGGTTCGTTTTAGATTGTTTGATGATGGTTTAGGCTTCCGTTATGAATTCCCTGAGCAGCCAAATTTAATTTACTTTGTAGTTAAAGAAGAGCATACGCAATTTGCTATGACGGGCGATCATACGGCTTATTGGATTCCTGGTGATTACGATTCTCAAGAATATGATTACACTATCTCTAAATTAAGTGAGATTAGAGGCTTATCAGAAAAAGCACAAACAGGTAATGTATCTCAAACGTTTTTCTCTGATACAGGAGTACAAACTGCATTAATGCTGAAAACAGATAACGGTACGTATATCAACTTACATGAGGCTGCTTTAATAGATTACTCTTGTATGCATTTAGAATTAGATGATAAGAATTTAGTTTTCGAATCTCATTTAACACCAGATGCACAAGGCGCAAAAGGATATTTACAAGCACCAATGACAACTCCTTGGAGAACAGTTATAGCAAGTAAAGAAGCAGGTGATATCTTATTATCTAGCATTACTTTAAACCTTAACGAGCCTGTAGAATACGAAGATACATCTTGGATTAAGCCAGTTAAATACATTGGTGTTTGGTGGGAAATGATTACAGGAATGAGCTCTTGGTCTTATACAAACGATATCTATTCTGTTGAACTAGGTAAAACAGATTATACAAAAACAAAACCTAACGGTACGCACGGTGCTACTACAGAAAATACAAAACGTTATATTGATTTTGCTGCAGAACATGGCTTTGATGCTGTTCTTGTAGAAGGATGGAACGAAGGATGGGAAGACTGGTTTGGTAAATCAAAAGATTATGTATTTGATTTTGTTACTCCTTATCCAGATTTTGATGTAGATGAAGTACGTGAGTACGCAAAAAGCAAAGGTGTAAAAATGATGATGCACCATGAAACGTCTGGTTCTATTAGAAACTACGAACGCCACATGGATAGTGCTTATCAATTTATGGTAGATAATGGTTACAATTCTGTAAAATCTGGTTATGTAGGTCCAATCTTACCAAGAGGAGATCACCATTACTCACAGTGGATAAACAACCATTATTTATATGCTATAAAAAAAGCAGCTGAATATAAAATTATGGTAAACGCTCACGAAGCAGTTCGTCCTACAGGTTTAGGAAGAACATACCCTAACTTAATTGGTAACGAATCTGCAAGAGGTACAGAATACGAAGCTTTTGTTGGTAATACAGTAAACCACACTACAATTCTTCCTTTTACAAGGTTAGTAGGTGGACCAATGGATTACACTCCAGGTATTTTTGTAACAGATATAAGCAAATACGAAGCAAGCAGAACGTCTTATGTACGTACTACTTTAGCAAGACAATTGGCTTTGTATGTTACAATGTACTCTCCATTACAAATGGCAGCAGATTTACCACAGCATTACGAAATGTACATGGATGCCTTCCAATTTATCAAAGACGTTGCAATTGATTGGGACGATACTAAAGTATTGGAAGCTGAGCCAGGAGATTATATCACATACGCTCGTAAAGCAAAAGAATCTAGTAGCTGGTTTGTAGGTAAAACAAACGATGAAACTCCACGTACGTCAACTATTAAGTTTGATTTCTTGGATACAGATAAGAAGTACATCGCTACAGTGTATTCTGATGCAAAAGATGCTCACTTCAAAACAAATCCACAAGCATATCAAATTAAAAAATATGTTGTTTCTAGCAAATCTAAATTAGCATTATTTACTGCTCCAGGTGGTGGGTACGCAATTAGTATTGTTGAAGTAAAAGACAAAGCAGAAACAAAAGGTATTAAGAAGATCTAA
- a CDS encoding DUF4249 domain-containing protein, giving the protein MKFTYITLSLFLLIGTSCEKVIDIDLKDASPELVIEAVIYKGENDFTVKVSRTAPYFDNTPTEKIDNAKVSLKFEGETLDIPNVGRGEYITFLNAKVNTAFLLEVEVDGKSYSATTDLIEKVAIDSVYYEYQEAFGPREAGYTVFVQFTDPAATNFYRLTHSLNGVYQNGNNDLQVMEDSKINGNKTHFPIRGKIFEVGDKIDVQFIHFDEASYDYFNSLADIINTGGGPNGGSAAPGNPLSNWSNNALGYFSAYSYDTASIIIVE; this is encoded by the coding sequence ATGAAATTTACATATATCACACTTAGCCTATTTCTTCTAATAGGAACATCATGTGAAAAAGTCATTGATATCGATTTAAAAGATGCATCGCCAGAATTGGTGATCGAAGCTGTAATCTATAAAGGAGAAAATGATTTTACGGTGAAAGTATCTCGAACAGCCCCTTACTTTGACAATACACCTACCGAAAAAATTGACAATGCGAAAGTTTCATTAAAATTTGAGGGAGAAACATTAGACATTCCTAATGTAGGTAGAGGAGAGTATATCACATTTTTAAATGCAAAAGTAAATACTGCATTTTTATTAGAAGTGGAGGTAGATGGAAAGTCATATTCTGCCACTACAGACTTAATTGAAAAAGTTGCTATTGATAGTGTATACTATGAATATCAAGAGGCTTTTGGACCTAGAGAAGCGGGATACACAGTATTTGTACAATTTACTGATCCTGCTGCTACTAACTTTTATAGACTGACTCATTCCTTAAATGGAGTATATCAAAACGGTAATAATGATCTTCAAGTAATGGAGGATAGTAAAATCAACGGAAATAAAACCCATTTTCCAATAAGAGGTAAAATATTTGAAGTCGGAGATAAAATAGACGTTCAATTCATTCACTTTGATGAAGCCTCTTATGATTACTTCAATTCACTAGCCGATATTATTAATACTGGAGGAGGACCAAATGGAGGTTCAGCAGCTCCCGGTAATCCATTATCAAATTGGTCTAATAATGCATTGGGCTACTTTTCAGCTTATAGTTATGATACGGCGAGTATCATTATTGTAGAGTGA